A genomic segment from Desulfurobacterium pacificum encodes:
- the lpxD gene encoding UDP-3-O-(3-hydroxymyristoyl)glucosamine N-acyltransferase, whose amino-acid sequence MKAKELAQILGCQLLGNENVEINSISEIQNAEEGDLTFLTNPKYKKYLEKTKASAIIVEKPIKGLEITQLICEEPYVAFAKALSIFYPEDLPSPHISPKATISASAKVGNNCYIGDNVVIEENAVIGDNVILFPGVYIGKNSKVGDNSVIFPNVVIYHNVKIGNWVRIHAGSVVGSDGFGYAFSKKEMKVFKVPQTGGVVIEDFVEIGANTTIDRGTIGDTVIGEGTKIDNLVQIGHNVKIGKYCFIVSQVGISGSTKIGDFVTLAGKVGVAGHIEIASNVTVGAKSGVTKSIKEPGVYAGFPVKPYREWRKIQALVDRLPEIYEKIKRFLGNF is encoded by the coding sequence GTGAAGGCAAAAGAGTTAGCACAAATCTTAGGCTGTCAACTTTTAGGCAACGAAAATGTAGAAATTAATAGCATATCCGAAATTCAAAACGCTGAGGAAGGTGACCTTACCTTCCTCACTAACCCCAAGTACAAAAAATACTTAGAAAAGACTAAAGCTTCAGCAATAATAGTTGAAAAACCCATTAAAGGGCTGGAAATCACCCAATTAATCTGCGAAGAACCTTACGTGGCTTTTGCTAAAGCGCTTTCAATCTTTTACCCGGAAGATTTACCTTCACCACACATCTCTCCTAAAGCTACAATTTCAGCATCTGCCAAAGTGGGAAACAACTGTTACATAGGTGACAACGTCGTCATTGAAGAAAACGCAGTAATAGGCGACAACGTCATTCTATTCCCCGGCGTCTATATAGGAAAAAACAGCAAGGTGGGAGATAACTCTGTCATCTTTCCAAACGTCGTTATCTACCACAACGTCAAAATAGGAAACTGGGTAAGAATACACGCCGGAAGCGTAGTAGGTTCTGATGGGTTCGGATACGCTTTTAGCAAAAAAGAGATGAAAGTTTTTAAAGTTCCTCAAACCGGAGGAGTGGTAATAGAGGATTTTGTTGAAATCGGTGCAAATACTACAATAGATAGAGGGACGATAGGAGATACTGTAATAGGGGAAGGAACAAAAATAGATAACTTAGTTCAAATAGGTCACAACGTAAAAATCGGAAAGTATTGCTTCATCGTTTCCCAGGTAGGAATCTCTGGCAGCACGAAAATAGGAGATTTCGTGACGTTAGCCGGTAAAGTAGGCGTTGCCGGACACATTGAAATAGCAAGTAACGTTACAGTAGGAGCGAAGTCAGGCGTCACAAAAAGCATAAAAGAACCGGGAGTTTACGCAGGATTCCCCGTAAAACCTTACAGAGAGTGGAGAAAAATTCAGGCATTGGTGGATAGATTACCAGAAATCTACGAGAAGATTAAGCGGTTTTTAGGTAATTTTTAA
- a CDS encoding M48 family metallopeptidase, with the protein MKKIYTLITVIALFISACGVVRTSPFGEESFIFIPTSQEVAIGRQAAAEIERKAKLCKDPVINRYVQEVGQKIVAVCGRHDITYHFKVIESDELNAFSLPGGWVYIYTGLLKHLDNEAELAFVLGHEVGHIVGRHAIRRLQLIYGINLLLSLAFREHQPTVAEKEILNVLYRIVVAGYSRKEEFEADAMGAYFTGKAGWNPVASVETIKLLDSLMKFKPNGITELFMDHPTNRERIERLNRLISTFPKSWLTNPFNEDRYREIVLRRLNGDTKGSKKSLK; encoded by the coding sequence ATGAAGAAAATTTATACCCTGATTACGGTAATTGCCCTTTTTATATCAGCCTGTGGTGTCGTTCGCACGTCTCCGTTCGGTGAAGAGTCCTTTATTTTTATCCCAACTTCTCAAGAAGTAGCAATAGGTAGACAGGCTGCCGCAGAAATAGAAAGGAAGGCTAAACTCTGTAAAGACCCTGTAATCAACCGTTACGTTCAAGAAGTAGGTCAAAAAATAGTAGCCGTCTGCGGACGTCACGATATAACATACCACTTTAAAGTTATAGAATCCGATGAACTTAACGCTTTTTCCTTACCAGGAGGCTGGGTCTACATATATACAGGACTTTTAAAGCACCTTGATAACGAAGCGGAATTAGCCTTCGTTTTAGGACACGAAGTAGGTCACATCGTAGGCAGACATGCAATAAGGAGGCTTCAACTCATCTACGGTATAAACCTTTTGCTCTCCCTCGCATTCAGGGAACACCAGCCAACAGTGGCAGAAAAAGAAATATTAAACGTTCTCTACCGAATAGTAGTAGCAGGCTACAGCCGTAAAGAAGAGTTTGAAGCGGATGCCATGGGCGCTTACTTCACCGGAAAGGCAGGCTGGAACCCAGTTGCATCGGTAGAAACGATAAAACTCCTTGACTCCCTAATGAAGTTCAAGCCTAACGGCATTACAGAACTATTTATGGACCATCCAACAAACAGAGAGAGGATAGAAAGGTTAAACAGACTTATTTCCACGTTCCCTAAAAGTTGGCTCACAAATCCCTTCAACGAAGATAGATACAGAGAGATAGTCCTCAGGAGGCTTAATGGAGATACTAAAGGAAGCAAGAAGAGTCTTAAATGA
- the rpoN gene encoding RNA polymerase factor sigma-54: MEQGLNQNLELSLQLKLTPGLYLQLELLQLPILKLEEVIKNELEENPFLEVEEEEKEVNAEPIPDFIFEGGNVFVSDEEVEQPIPDRKSLRDILLQQARWDLTEKEFKVAEFIVDNLEYRGFLTLKEEEIADKLGVPVSLVRKVREFVKSLTPVGCASYTVKEAFEAQLKELGASDKYVKAVDYLDVLAKSREEFREKSGLSEDELEEFLSFLRRLDAEPGNMGDFNPVISPDAKVYLLKGKVIVEITEPPTFKLRVNPFYLKYADNKELKKYVNEKYQRALFIYKAIQQRKETLRKIVECVFNEQIEFLKDGKTVKPLNYRQIAEMTGMHESTVSRAVKDKFVETPFGVYPLKFFFKKSVSGTSVDAVKEKIREIIDKEDKRRPLSDSKIAEELKRLGIKIARRTVAKYREEMGIPGAFERRKR, encoded by the coding sequence ATGGAACAGGGTTTAAATCAGAATTTAGAGCTATCTCTGCAGCTGAAGCTCACGCCTGGGCTTTACCTGCAGTTGGAGCTTTTGCAACTTCCGATACTGAAGCTTGAAGAGGTTATAAAGAACGAGTTGGAAGAAAATCCTTTTCTTGAAGTTGAAGAGGAAGAAAAAGAGGTTAACGCTGAACCTATTCCCGACTTTATTTTTGAGGGAGGGAACGTTTTTGTCAGCGATGAGGAGGTGGAGCAGCCGATACCGGATAGGAAATCTTTAAGGGATATTCTGCTTCAGCAGGCAAGGTGGGACTTAACTGAAAAAGAGTTTAAGGTTGCAGAATTTATTGTGGATAACCTGGAGTATAGAGGCTTTCTAACGTTAAAGGAGGAGGAAATTGCTGATAAGTTGGGCGTTCCTGTTTCTCTCGTTAGGAAAGTAAGAGAGTTTGTGAAGAGTTTAACGCCTGTTGGGTGTGCCTCTTATACGGTTAAAGAAGCCTTTGAAGCGCAATTGAAAGAGTTGGGCGCTTCGGATAAATATGTAAAAGCTGTTGATTACCTTGATGTTCTGGCGAAATCGCGAGAAGAGTTTAGAGAAAAAAGTGGGCTGTCGGAAGATGAATTAGAGGAATTTCTGTCTTTTTTAAGGCGCCTTGACGCGGAACCGGGCAATATGGGAGATTTTAATCCTGTTATTTCTCCTGATGCTAAGGTTTACCTACTGAAAGGAAAAGTAATTGTTGAAATTACAGAACCGCCAACCTTTAAGCTGCGAGTTAATCCTTTTTACTTAAAGTATGCAGATAATAAAGAGCTAAAGAAGTACGTTAACGAGAAGTATCAAAGGGCGCTGTTTATCTATAAAGCCATTCAGCAGCGGAAGGAAACGTTAAGGAAGATAGTGGAATGCGTTTTTAATGAGCAGATAGAGTTTTTGAAGGACGGTAAAACGGTAAAACCTTTAAATTACAGGCAGATAGCTGAAATGACTGGTATGCATGAATCAACAGTGAGCAGGGCTGTTAAGGATAAGTTCGTAGAGACGCCGTTTGGCGTTTATCCGTTAAAGTTTTTCTTTAAAAAGAGCGTTTCTGGAACGTCTGTTGATGCTGTAAAGGAAAAAATCAGAGAAATAATAGATAAGGAGGATAAGAGAAGACCTCTTAGCGATAGTAAGATAGCTGAAGAGTTAAAGCGTTTGGGCATAAAGATTGCCAGGCGAACTGTTGCCAAGTATAGAGAAGAGATGGGTATTCCTGGGGCTTTTGAGAGGAGGAAGCGGTGA
- a CDS encoding glutamate-ammonia-ligase adenylyltransferase yields MNFLLESLKRNLGEGWEGILSFVERETLPSKRRALLFVEKLANRLGSEEFEELGEDFVKDVVKLASYSQFLGDFIVRHPELLKDLKEVYRKKFLSLDFSFHKKDFKSEKEFLNALRIHKHFHMCRIVLRDILSLAPFEELVRDVTIVHDVVVKEAYLYALNELVKRYGEPSCGFVAVAMGKAAGFELNYSSDLDLIYVYYTRRGETKGGTLGKLQNHDFFTLLSNRITEILSKQTEEGVCAVVDTRLRPNGTMGPACNDIEALEQYYTAVARPWERFALLKSRPAAGDLKETGVEFVKLAKAFVFRKYVDLTLIEEVLRLKEKIKAKVRKKGEKIDLKLGEGGIREVEFIVQAFQLIYGGKYPFIRAKHTLTALRRLRRWGFLRESEYRDLRDAYLFLRRCEHMLQITYFRQTQTFHPESEEAEELAVKMGFPSREKFLSVLKNYMERVNYYFNRFFPTGDNKPLSSVDVEELKKMGFREPEEVKRFIDVLLHSRFLSPSEINRLDVMGKRFLEFLYEAPNSKNAMKNLISFLEREEGRVFFFSILTEIHALKILFFLLSTKEFFIKRFRETPEIVDFMFEPAFIENGVLKERIGDCVGKLSSNLLFLKNLFEVVAVVRYYLKRTEIEEFLLEFTEVADYCIDRIYDGVGGDFSLASVGKHGSREMNVGSDIDLLFFTDSLENREKETEKALKLIGELESLGYEVDTRLRPFGEKGDLIFTVDYFERYTKEVARLWEKLAFTRFRFLNGRIKGEVEKVVEEFLFSEPFTLEILEGITSMRKRLESELGKGKNDIKYGRGGIVDLEFVSYTYQLFLKEKIGNTFAVLKRLAEERADFSEGVELYRELRKAEFEKRVFGEFIEYGDKIASLKERARKFYEGFVEWVRERISTNIS; encoded by the coding sequence GTGAATTTTCTTTTGGAAAGTTTGAAGAGAAATTTGGGAGAGGGCTGGGAAGGAATACTTTCATTTGTGGAAAGAGAGACTCTTCCTTCAAAAAGAAGAGCTTTACTTTTTGTTGAGAAGTTGGCTAATAGGTTGGGCAGTGAAGAGTTTGAGGAGTTGGGGGAGGATTTTGTTAAAGATGTAGTAAAGTTGGCTTCCTATTCTCAGTTTTTGGGAGACTTTATAGTAAGGCATCCTGAACTTTTAAAGGATTTAAAAGAGGTTTACAGAAAAAAATTTCTGTCTTTGGATTTCTCGTTTCATAAGAAGGATTTTAAGAGTGAGAAAGAGTTTCTGAACGCACTTAGGATTCATAAGCATTTTCATATGTGCAGAATTGTTTTGAGGGATATTCTTTCTCTTGCGCCTTTTGAGGAGCTTGTAAGGGACGTTACTATAGTTCACGATGTTGTAGTTAAAGAAGCTTATCTTTACGCTTTGAACGAGCTTGTTAAACGTTACGGTGAGCCTTCATGCGGTTTTGTCGCTGTTGCCATGGGTAAAGCAGCCGGTTTTGAGCTTAATTACTCTTCCGACCTTGACCTTATCTACGTTTACTATACAAGGAGGGGAGAAACTAAGGGAGGGACTTTAGGGAAACTTCAGAATCACGATTTCTTTACGTTGCTTTCTAACAGGATAACAGAAATCCTTTCAAAGCAGACAGAAGAAGGAGTTTGTGCGGTTGTTGATACGAGATTGAGACCTAACGGAACGATGGGTCCTGCCTGTAATGACATTGAAGCCCTTGAGCAGTATTACACTGCCGTTGCAAGACCTTGGGAGCGTTTTGCTCTGCTTAAATCACGCCCGGCGGCTGGAGATTTAAAAGAAACGGGAGTAGAGTTCGTTAAGCTTGCAAAAGCTTTTGTTTTCCGAAAGTACGTTGATTTAACGCTTATAGAGGAAGTTCTCAGACTTAAAGAGAAAATAAAGGCGAAAGTAAGGAAAAAGGGAGAGAAAATTGACCTTAAGCTTGGAGAAGGAGGAATAAGAGAGGTAGAGTTTATCGTTCAGGCGTTTCAGTTGATATACGGAGGGAAATATCCATTTATAAGGGCAAAGCACACGTTGACTGCTTTGAGGAGGTTGAGGAGGTGGGGATTTTTAAGGGAAAGTGAATATAGAGATTTAAGAGATGCTTACCTATTTTTAAGGAGATGTGAGCATATGCTTCAAATTACTTATTTCCGCCAGACCCAAACGTTTCATCCTGAAAGTGAGGAAGCTGAAGAGTTAGCTGTAAAAATGGGATTTCCTTCACGGGAAAAGTTTTTAAGCGTTTTAAAGAATTATATGGAAAGGGTTAACTATTATTTTAATAGGTTTTTCCCGACTGGAGACAATAAACCGCTTTCTTCTGTTGATGTTGAAGAGTTAAAGAAAATGGGATTTAGAGAGCCTGAAGAAGTAAAGAGGTTTATTGACGTTTTGCTTCATTCCCGATTCCTTTCTCCTTCAGAGATAAATCGTCTTGACGTTATGGGAAAGAGATTTTTGGAGTTTCTCTATGAAGCACCTAATTCCAAGAACGCTATGAAGAATTTAATTTCTTTTCTTGAAAGGGAAGAAGGACGCGTTTTCTTCTTTTCAATTTTGACTGAAATTCACGCTTTGAAAATTCTTTTCTTTTTACTATCAACAAAAGAGTTTTTTATAAAGCGTTTTAGAGAGACTCCAGAAATCGTTGATTTTATGTTTGAACCTGCTTTTATAGAAAATGGCGTTTTAAAAGAGAGAATTGGAGATTGTGTTGGAAAGTTGTCTTCTAACCTTCTCTTTTTGAAAAATCTGTTTGAAGTGGTGGCTGTTGTTAGGTATTACCTGAAAAGGACAGAAATTGAAGAGTTTTTATTGGAGTTTACCGAAGTTGCGGATTACTGTATTGATAGGATTTATGATGGAGTGGGAGGGGATTTTTCTCTTGCTTCTGTAGGGAAACACGGCAGTAGGGAAATGAACGTAGGTTCAGATATAGACTTGCTTTTCTTTACAGACTCTTTAGAGAATAGAGAGAAAGAAACAGAGAAAGCATTGAAGTTAATTGGAGAGCTTGAATCTTTAGGGTATGAAGTTGATACGAGGTTGCGTCCTTTCGGTGAAAAGGGTGATTTGATTTTTACAGTTGACTACTTTGAGAGATACACTAAAGAAGTTGCAAGATTGTGGGAAAAGCTTGCTTTCACGAGATTTAGATTTTTGAATGGAAGGATAAAAGGAGAAGTTGAAAAAGTTGTAGAGGAGTTTCTCTTTTCTGAGCCTTTTACTCTTGAGATTTTGGAAGGGATTACCTCAATGAGAAAGCGTCTTGAATCTGAATTGGGGAAAGGGAAAAACGATATTAAGTACGGTAGAGGAGGGATTGTAGACCTTGAGTTTGTTTCTTATACGTATCAGCTGTTTCTTAAAGAAAAGATAGGTAATACGTTTGCCGTGCTTAAAAGGCTTGCTGAGGAAAGAGCTGATTTTTCTGAAGGAGTAGAACTTTACAGGGAGTTAAGGAAGGCGGAATTTGAAAAAAGAGTGTTTGGAGAGTTCATTGAATACGGTGATAAAATTGCTTCGCTTAAAGAGAGAGCGAGAAAATTTTACGAAGGTTTTGTGGAATGGGTAAGAGAGAGGATTTCAACGAATATCTCGTAA
- a CDS encoding OmpH family outer membrane protein gives MRKLVTTALLASLITCIPAAFTPSSAATKQVKQFAVYYVDLQEILVKSNKGKQAKSVINAKYQQFSKKLQKLRDEIKKLRQELKSPVLSKQARMKKENLLQQKILAYQQEQQNAQEQIAELENKYTQEILGEVVKLIQKYRKEKGIPMIVDKRTAGIISADPKYDLTNTIINLYNKESGE, from the coding sequence ATGAGAAAACTTGTTACAACAGCGCTGTTAGCATCGTTAATAACCTGTATTCCTGCAGCGTTCACACCTTCTTCTGCAGCAACAAAACAGGTTAAGCAGTTCGCAGTTTACTACGTTGACCTTCAGGAAATTTTAGTCAAATCCAACAAAGGTAAACAAGCAAAATCTGTTATAAACGCCAAATATCAGCAATTCTCCAAGAAACTCCAAAAGCTCAGAGACGAAATCAAAAAATTACGTCAGGAATTAAAAAGCCCCGTTCTCAGCAAACAGGCAAGAATGAAAAAGGAAAATCTCCTACAGCAAAAAATCCTCGCCTACCAACAGGAACAGCAAAACGCTCAAGAACAAATTGCAGAACTTGAGAACAAATACACCCAGGAGATTTTAGGAGAAGTTGTCAAACTCATCCAGAAATACCGCAAAGAGAAAGGAATACCCATGATAGTTGACAAAAGGACTGCCGGAATAATTTCCGCCGACCCTAAGTACGATTTAACAAACACAATAATCAACCTCTATAATAAGGAGAGCGGAGAGTAG
- a CDS encoding KpsF/GutQ family sugar-phosphate isomerase — protein sequence MEILKEARRVLNEEATALNKLAEKLDENFEKAVKILLNTKGRVVLTGVGKSGLICKKIAATLSSTGTPAFFLHPGDAAHGDLGMLKGDDTVIAVSNSGETAELLNIIPVIKSFGIPVIAITNNPNSSLAKLSDVTLLLHVDREVCPLNLAPTTSTTVTLALGDALAVVLMKLKGFKSEDFAKFHPGGKLGIRLSKVKDIMRTGKEIPVVSPQTPLKEVILEMSSKKLGSTLVMDGGKLVGIITDGDLRRAMEKGVNFETKAEGIMTKNPKTIEEDIFAEKAIEKMEKHKITVLPVVDKEGNVKGILHLHDILGRRILK from the coding sequence ATGGAGATACTAAAGGAAGCAAGAAGAGTCTTAAATGAAGAAGCAACAGCTTTAAATAAACTTGCAGAAAAGTTAGACGAAAACTTTGAAAAAGCGGTAAAAATCCTCCTCAACACAAAAGGTAGAGTAGTCTTAACAGGCGTAGGAAAATCCGGTCTTATCTGTAAGAAGATAGCAGCTACCCTTTCAAGCACAGGTACTCCAGCTTTCTTCCTCCATCCCGGCGATGCAGCACACGGCGATTTAGGAATGCTAAAAGGGGACGACACCGTAATAGCTGTTTCAAACAGCGGAGAAACTGCCGAACTACTTAACATAATTCCAGTCATAAAAAGCTTTGGAATTCCGGTAATTGCAATAACCAACAACCCTAATTCTTCGTTAGCGAAACTTTCAGACGTTACGCTACTCCTTCACGTTGACAGAGAAGTTTGCCCCTTAAACTTAGCTCCAACAACTTCAACTACAGTAACGTTAGCCTTAGGAGATGCGTTGGCAGTAGTCTTAATGAAACTTAAAGGATTCAAAAGCGAAGATTTTGCTAAGTTTCATCCAGGCGGAAAGTTGGGCATAAGACTTTCAAAAGTAAAAGATATAATGCGAACAGGAAAAGAAATACCTGTCGTTTCGCCACAAACACCTTTAAAAGAAGTTATTCTTGAAATGTCCTCAAAGAAGTTAGGTTCAACTTTAGTAATGGACGGAGGAAAATTAGTTGGGATAATAACCGATGGAGACTTAAGAAGAGCAATGGAAAAAGGCGTTAATTTTGAAACTAAAGCTGAAGGGATAATGACCAAAAACCCAAAAACAATAGAAGAAGATATCTTTGCAGAAAAAGCGATAGAAAAGATGGAAAAACATAAAATTACCGTTTTACCTGTGGTTGACAAAGAAGGCAACGTAAAAGGTATACTTCACCTGCACGACATCTTAGGAAGGAGAATCCTAAAATGA
- a CDS encoding anthranilate synthase component I family protein: MKVLRLDYVNPYQVFLFLRSCGYPVHLFLDSAFVNEKTGRFSFIAIGKEEELVLKSDVGAFEKLRAFVSKLREKYIIPELPFGVFGFISYDANVFIEPSVKSGQVDDIGYPDVYFFLPETLFIFDNVEKKAWCITFSKLLEIGLISKPEGTFSAKVSNFNMTKEYFVSAVEKIKGYIAAGDTFQVNFSQRIDVDFEGDFLTLYHVLRSINPSPFSFFLDLGDIKAVSCSPERLVLKKENFVETRPIAGTRPRGRSKEEEEKLQKELLLSEKERAEHIMLVDLERNDLGRVCKYGTVEVDELMVLEKYSHVIHIVSNVKGELKEGVDEVDVIKAMFPGGTITGAPKVRTMEIIAELEPTKRALYTGSVGYIGFNGVMDFNIVIRTLLFNGGRGFLQVGAGIVWDSDPVKEYEETLHKGEALLKALSSF; this comes from the coding sequence TTGAAAGTATTAAGATTGGATTATGTAAACCCTTATCAAGTTTTCCTTTTCTTGCGTTCTTGCGGTTATCCTGTCCACCTGTTTTTAGATTCGGCTTTTGTGAATGAAAAAACGGGAAGGTTTTCCTTTATTGCTATCGGTAAAGAGGAAGAGTTAGTTCTTAAAAGTGATGTTGGGGCGTTTGAAAAACTAAGAGCGTTTGTTTCTAAATTGAGGGAAAAGTACATTATTCCTGAGCTTCCTTTTGGCGTTTTTGGTTTTATCTCCTACGATGCCAACGTTTTTATAGAGCCTTCTGTTAAATCTGGGCAGGTTGATGATATTGGTTATCCTGACGTTTATTTCTTTTTACCGGAGACGCTGTTTATTTTTGATAACGTAGAGAAGAAAGCCTGGTGTATTACTTTTTCAAAGCTTTTAGAAATTGGTTTGATTTCAAAGCCTGAAGGAACGTTCAGCGCTAAAGTTTCTAACTTTAACATGACAAAAGAGTATTTCGTTTCGGCTGTGGAGAAAATCAAAGGTTACATAGCTGCTGGGGATACTTTTCAGGTTAACTTTTCTCAGAGGATTGACGTTGATTTTGAGGGGGATTTTTTGACTCTTTACCACGTTCTCAGAAGTATTAATCCTTCGCCATTTTCATTCTTTCTGGACCTTGGGGATATTAAGGCTGTTTCCTGTTCACCAGAAAGGCTTGTGTTGAAGAAGGAAAATTTTGTTGAAACGAGACCTATAGCTGGAACGAGACCGAGGGGAAGAAGTAAGGAAGAGGAGGAAAAATTACAGAAGGAACTGCTTTTGTCAGAAAAGGAAAGAGCGGAACACATTATGCTTGTTGACCTTGAAAGAAACGATTTGGGCAGGGTTTGTAAGTACGGGACGGTAGAGGTGGATGAGCTTATGGTTTTAGAGAAATATTCTCACGTTATTCATATAGTCTCAAACGTTAAAGGGGAGTTGAAAGAAGGAGTTGACGAGGTTGACGTTATAAAGGCGATGTTTCCTGGTGGAACGATTACTGGCGCTCCAAAGGTGAGAACTATGGAGATAATAGCGGAGCTTGAACCTACAAAGAGGGCTTTATATACCGGTTCTGTCGGTTATATAGGGTTTAACGGAGTTATGGATTTTAATATTGTTATAAGGACGCTGCTTTTTAATGGGGGACGGGGATTTTTGCAGGTAGGCGCTGGAATTGTTTGGGATTCAGACCCTGTTAAAGAATATGAAGAAACTCTTCACAAAGGTGAAGCCCTTTTAAAGGCGCTTTCTTCATTTTAG